One part of the Paraburkholderia flagellata genome encodes these proteins:
- a CDS encoding porin: MRFISKGICGATLAVVAGSAAAQSSVTLYGVADTFVQYLDNGGKHSYSLRSGGNTGSMFGLKGNEDLGSGLKAAFDVETGYNINNGGLFADTTTLFYRQAWVGLTHDKYGSLTFGRQYQPTFWVVYPTDPFRGNEVLSPLSAAVLAVDRNTLASQSATGRTSNSVLYKSPNLAGLQLYAMYAFSATVTQPVPQTSGNFLDLGLSYSAYGLYAGIAYQYQHPGTATITGLPGPLNLLGTEHFTGALGYRIGIVNLQFNYAYNKPHDAPAHSLAALLGAGKSSSIMEFGATIQATPADTVEIAGIERNVRGAHDNTPGVQIGYDHSLSKRTSLYMRAGYLKNNGSATMSWPGVSVTSTDTKQVLAVLGMTHRF; this comes from the coding sequence ATGCGTTTTATCAGCAAGGGAATTTGCGGTGCAACGCTGGCGGTGGTGGCGGGCAGCGCCGCGGCGCAGTCGAGCGTGACGTTGTACGGCGTGGCCGATACGTTCGTGCAATATCTGGACAACGGCGGCAAGCATTCGTATTCGCTGCGAAGCGGCGGGAACACCGGGTCGATGTTTGGCCTGAAGGGTAACGAGGATCTCGGCAGCGGGCTGAAGGCCGCGTTCGACGTCGAGACCGGATACAACATCAATAACGGCGGTCTGTTCGCGGATACCACCACGCTCTTTTACCGCCAGGCGTGGGTGGGACTCACGCACGACAAATACGGCTCGCTCACGTTCGGGCGTCAGTATCAGCCGACCTTCTGGGTCGTCTATCCGACCGATCCGTTTCGCGGCAACGAAGTGCTTTCGCCGCTTTCCGCCGCCGTGCTCGCGGTCGATCGCAATACGCTCGCCAGCCAGTCCGCCACGGGCCGCACGAGCAATTCGGTCCTCTACAAATCGCCGAATCTCGCGGGCCTGCAACTGTACGCGATGTACGCCTTCTCGGCCACCGTCACCCAGCCGGTGCCGCAGACTTCAGGCAACTTCCTCGACCTTGGCCTCTCGTATTCGGCCTATGGGCTCTACGCGGGCATCGCCTACCAGTATCAGCATCCCGGCACGGCGACGATCACGGGGTTGCCCGGCCCGCTCAACCTGCTTGGCACCGAGCACTTCACGGGCGCGCTCGGCTACCGCATCGGCATCGTCAACCTGCAGTTCAACTATGCGTACAACAAGCCGCACGACGCGCCGGCGCACTCGCTCGCGGCCTTGCTCGGCGCGGGCAAGTCGTCGAGCATCATGGAGTTCGGCGCGACGATTCAGGCCACGCCGGCCGACACGGTCGAGATCGCCGGGATCGAGCGCAACGTGCGTGGCGCGCACGACAACACGCCGGGTGTGCAGATCGGCTACGACCATAGCCTTTCCAAGCGCACGTCGCTCTATATGCGCGCGGGCTACCTGAAGAACAACGGCAGCGCGACGATGAGCTGGCCAGGCGTTTCGGTCACGAGCACGGACACGAAGCAGGTGCTCGCGGTGCTTGGCATGACGCATCGCTTCTGA
- a CDS encoding DUF2889 domain-containing protein: MSQNATASAPRKVAHVRQIVCTGYARDDGLYDIEARMTDTKGHDSALLFKDVPTGGAIHDMWLTITIDANLVIRAAHARTDTAPTPWCAQINEAYAKLAGVAIGNGFMKEVKARLGGTRGCTHLTELLGPMATTAFQTLMGLRQDAHERLADAARGERAPLLPMLDTCHAWRADGEVVQVLRERGASSVAHAQACADA, from the coding sequence ATGTCTCAAAATGCCACTGCAAGTGCGCCGCGCAAGGTGGCGCATGTGCGCCAGATCGTCTGCACCGGGTACGCGCGTGACGACGGCCTCTACGACATCGAAGCCCGCATGACGGACACGAAGGGCCACGACTCGGCTCTCCTGTTCAAGGACGTGCCAACTGGCGGCGCGATTCACGACATGTGGCTCACGATCACGATCGACGCGAACCTCGTGATCCGCGCAGCGCACGCGCGCACCGACACCGCGCCCACGCCCTGGTGCGCGCAGATCAACGAGGCCTATGCGAAGCTCGCGGGTGTCGCAATCGGCAATGGCTTCATGAAGGAAGTGAAGGCGAGACTTGGCGGCACGCGGGGCTGCACGCACCTCACCGAGCTGCTCGGCCCGATGGCCACCACCGCATTCCAGACTCTCATGGGGCTGCGGCAAGACGCACACGAGCGCCTCGCCGATGCCGCACGCGGCGAGCGAGCACCGCTGCTGCCCATGCTGGACACGTGCCACGCCTGGCGCGCAGACGGCGAAGTGGTGCAGGTACTGCGCGAGCGCGGCGCCAGCTCCGTTGCCCATGCGCAAGCCTGCGCCGATGCCTAG
- a CDS encoding BON domain-containing protein, translating into MDVIRNGRTLAAATFFAALFAASLQAHAQDSGAVSSAPAAPAAAAASSGASATPASQKAADRALRRRVLNALAKAKGLRASGITVRASSGTVKLEGWVPEQAQIDQATRIAQGVAGVTSVENTLTLSTF; encoded by the coding sequence ATGGATGTCATTCGCAACGGCCGCACGTTAGCCGCGGCCACGTTTTTTGCCGCTCTATTTGCTGCCTCTTTGCAGGCTCATGCGCAGGACAGCGGGGCGGTTTCCTCCGCGCCCGCTGCTCCCGCTGCGGCGGCAGCTTCTTCAGGCGCGAGCGCCACACCGGCTTCGCAGAAGGCAGCCGATCGCGCGCTGCGCCGGCGCGTGCTGAACGCGCTCGCGAAGGCGAAAGGACTGCGCGCGAGCGGCATTACCGTGCGCGCGAGCAGTGGCACAGTGAAGCTGGAGGGATGGGTGCCGGAGCAGGCGCAGATCGATCAGGCGACGCGGATCGCCCAAGGCGTGGCCGGCGTGACCTCGGTGGAAAACACGTTGACGCTTTCGACGTTCTAA